From the Capnocytophaga sp. oral taxon 878 genome, the window GAAGTACAAGACGAAATATTCACCATCCTACGCCGCATCGATAACAACAAAATAAAGAAAAAAGAAGTAAAACACATACTCGATTTCCTAAAAAAAATCAACATCTCCGTCCCCGATTACCTCTACAAATTCCGCAGGCAATACGCCCTCGAATTCATCAAAGAACAACTCAACCGCCCCATACGAGTATGCGGTATGGTCAAAAACGAAGGCGAACCCGGAGGCGGACCATTCTGGGTCAAAGAACCCGACGGATACAGCCTACAAATAATCGAGTCAGCACAAGTCAATATGACCGACCCCAAGCAACAAGAAATATTCCAACAATCCACACACTTTAACCCCGTCGATTTAGTCTGCGGAACCAAAAACTACAAAGGAGAAAAATTCAACCTCCCACAATACATCGATGCCAACCAAGCATTCATAACCAGCAAAACCTATATGGGCAAACCCCTAAAAGCACTTGAACTACCAGGCCTCTGGAACGGCTCAATGGCACGCTGGATAACCCTCTTTGTCGAAGTACCCATCATCACCTTTAACCCCGTTAAAGTAGTGAACGATCTACTGAAAAAAACACACCAAGGATAAACACCCTATCCCCCCTTAAAAATGCTCAGGCCAACCCCCTGAGCATTTTTACTATGAAGCAAAAGCAAAGGTAAAGACCCCAAATAAAACACTGAAAAACAAAATATTACATTTCTAAGAGTAAAAAAATAACTCTTTTTATTTGCCGTTTCTGAAAAATAACGTACCTTTGCCCGAAATCTTAGGGAAACGAGTTAAGCATTAGGTTTTCAGCACAAAGCACACCTAACCCCTAACCCCAACCCCTAACCCCTAAAAATAAAAAGAATGTTTCAAAAAGGTAAAGTAGCACAAGTAATAGGTCCGGTGGTCGATGTCGAATTCGCATCGGATAAAGAACTGCCTCGTATTTACGATTCACTCGAAATTACGCGCCCCGATGGCACCAAGCTCATCTTAGAAGTACAATCACACATAGGTGAAGACGTAGTACGCGCCATCTCAATGGATTCAACCGAAGGGCTAAGCCGAGATACAGAAGTAATCGCTACCGGTAGCCCCATCAAAATGCCCGTAGGCCAAGATATATACGGCCGCCTCTTTAACGTAATTGGCGACGGAGTAGATGGACTAGGTAACCTACCCAAAGAAGGCGATAACGGGCTCCCTATACACCGCCCAGCTCCTAAATTTGAAGACCTATCCACCACCACCGAAGTACTCTTCACAGGCATTAAAGTAATCGACCTTATCGAACCATACGCCAAAGGAGGTAAAATCGGTCTATTCGGAGGCGCCGGAGTAGGTAAAACAGTACTTATCCAAGAACTCATCAATAACATCGCCAAAGGCCACGGAGGGCTATCAGTATTCGCCGGAGTAGGCGAACGCACCCGCGAAGGAAACGACCTATTGCGCGAAATGCTAGAGTCCGGAATTATCAAATACGGCGACCAATTTATGGAATCAATGGAAGCCGGAGGTTGGGACCTAAGCAAAGTAGATAAAAACGCCCTTAAAGAATCCAAAGCTACATTCGTATTCGGCCAAATGAACGAACCACCAGGAGCACGCGCACGCGTAGCCCTATCAGGACTTACAATAGCCGAATACTTCCGCGACGGAGCCGGCGACGGGCAAGGGAAAGATGTACTCTTCTTCGTCGATAACATATTCCGCTTCACACAAGCAGGATCCGAAG encodes:
- the atpD gene encoding F0F1 ATP synthase subunit beta, yielding MFQKGKVAQVIGPVVDVEFASDKELPRIYDSLEITRPDGTKLILEVQSHIGEDVVRAISMDSTEGLSRDTEVIATGSPIKMPVGQDIYGRLFNVIGDGVDGLGNLPKEGDNGLPIHRPAPKFEDLSTTTEVLFTGIKVIDLIEPYAKGGKIGLFGGAGVGKTVLIQELINNIAKGHGGLSVFAGVGERTREGNDLLREMLESGIIKYGDQFMESMEAGGWDLSKVDKNALKESKATFVFGQMNEPPGARARVALSGLTIAEYFRDGAGDGQGKDVLFFVDNIFRFTQAGSEVSALLGRMPSAVGYQPTLATEMGAMQERITSTKHGSITSVQAVYVPADDLTDPAPATTFAHLDATTVLSRKIAELGIYPAVDPLDSTSRILTPEILGKEHYECAQRVKELLQHYKQLQDIIAILGMEELSEADKIAVARARRVQRFLSQPFHVAEQFTGLPGAYVDIKDTIKGFNMILDGELDHLPEAAFNLKGTIEEVIEAGEKMLAEAS